In one Brassica oleracea var. oleracea cultivar TO1000 chromosome C9, BOL, whole genome shotgun sequence genomic region, the following are encoded:
- the LOC106313500 gene encoding zinc-finger homeodomain protein 6-like has product MEVREKKDDKIEMERRRRQSSPNQNIQDHRRPPYTYSQTADKEKPTTKRNGSDPDPDLDINPTSIAPAPRSYARPQTTSPTRRVSYRECQRNHAASSGGHVVDGCGEFMSSGEEGTAESLLCAACDCHRSFHRKEIDGMFVVKFNSFGHSQRPLVNRHVSPIMMSFGGGGGGGGGGRDPAESSTEDLNRFHQALSGNGVDQFQYHPKKRFRTKFNQEQKERMFEFAEKIGWRMNKTEDEEVNRFCREINVKRQVFKVWMHNNKQAAKKKDM; this is encoded by the coding sequence ATGGAGGTTAGAGAGAAGAAAGATGATAAAATAGAGATGGAAAGACGAAGACGACAATCATCACCTAACCAAAACATTCAAGATCATCGTCGGCCTCCGTACACTTACTCCCAAACCGCCGACAAAGAGAAACCCACCACCAAAAGAAACGGGTCGGATCCGGATCCGGATCTGGATATCAACCCTACTTCTATAGCTCCAGCTCCAAGGTCATACGCTCGGCCTCAAACAACTTCTCCGACAAGGAGAGTGAGCTATAGAGAATGCCAAAGGAACCACGCGGCGAGCTCCGGCGGACATGTAGTCGACGGTTGCGGCGAGTTTATGTCATCAGGCGAAGAAGGCACGGCGGAGTCACTTCTTTGCGCCGCATGTGATTGTCACCGGAGCTTCCACAGAAAAGAAATCGACGGCATGTTCGTTGTCAAGTTCAATAGCTTTGGTCATTCGCAGAGACCTCTCGTTAACCGCCACGTGTCTCCGATCATGATGAGCTTTGGTGGTGGTGGTGGTGGCGGCGGAGGAGGAAGAGATCCGGCGGAGTCATCGACGGAGGATCTCAACAGGTTTCATCAAGCTTTAAGTGGTAACGGAGTGGATCAGTTTCAGTACCATCCGAAGAAGCGGTTTAGGACAAAGTTTAACCAGGAACAGAAGGAGAGAATGTTCGAGTTTGCTGAGAAGATTGGTTGGAGAATGAACAAGACGGAAGATGAAGAAGTGAACCGGTTTTGTCGTGAGATTAATGTGAAAAGACAAGTGTTTAAAGTTTGGATGCACAACAATAAGCAAGCAGCCAAGAAGAAAGACATGTAA